Proteins encoded in a region of the Zea mays cultivar B73 chromosome 4, Zm-B73-REFERENCE-NAM-5.0, whole genome shotgun sequence genome:
- the LOC103654631 gene encoding autophagy-related protein 13b, whose protein sequence is MAVAAGVSEPPIVEQVITEFFAKSLHIILESRSPYDSSRNFIRPSPPSSPLAGSQPRDRWFNLALRDCPAALENFDLWRQSNLEPLVIDIVLLQRDNTKTTSVGASRIIERWIIKYETSRSGNIIKNSGKKARSGSSQDHSLYRRAYSGSTVLFRSLYLVVRLLPAYHLFQELNSSGRICPLNLSHKISSFVEPFTRAEDAEMKHYAFAPIETLFGSLSLSVSYVPVLDLAAVPEQSSPMPPELIKDYVGSPTTDFLRKLDSLPSDGIAPGCFPMTRRHSWSTEHGVRQSASPFPMSSEPHGCLQPRMPTDNSPTAYSHPHNTPSSGKERNTVNEEYYPSPPLSPSPSHSPSSYPRNPFFRYESPPSSIPTVMAGGGCSRLPPSPRRNDKQQCSSQNENLSHSPNNKSIVSKDLVKLSGFRNEKSLQKVLSFSNDDLVYFRGLKLTRTSSKLFIMDELDERELVFAWEDKDTIIDQLNRVDLSDREDHESSQDLGGSLTRSPDAAIGILMRILKNAPGLRERLLTGPSAPVPQEPSSLQRVMTEEHGSGASSSAGVPSSLLRSRTAADTLEELNKYKEIRESILNRDKGHSCSTKLLEEKPADGDR, encoded by the exons ATGGCTGTGGCTGCCGGCGTGTCGGAACCACCAATTGTGGAGCAAGTGATCACTGAATTCTTTGCCAAGAGCCTCCACATCATCCTGGAGTCGCGCTCACCCTACGACTCATCGCGGAACTTCATACGACCCTCCCCACCGTCGTCACCACTGGCTGGCAGCCAGCCGCGTGACCGGTGGTTCAATCTTGCTCTCCGGGACTGCCCTGccgcacttgagaattttgacctATGGAGACAGAGCAACCTTGAGCCTCTGGTCATTGACATTGTCCTCCTTCAACGTGACAATACCAAAACCACCAGTGTCGGGGCCAGCAGGATCATTGAGAGGTGGATAATAAAGTATGAAACTAGCAGATCTGGAAATATTATCAAGAACAGTGGCAAGAAAGCTAGAAGCGGCTCTTCTCAGGATCATAGCTTGTACAGGAGGGCATACAGTGGGTCAACAGTGTTATTCCGGTCATTATATCTGGTTGTCAGGCTCTTGCCAGCATACCATCTTTTTCAGGAGCTCAATTCATCTGGAAGGATCTGTCCCTTGAACCTCTCACACAAGATTTCATCATTTGTTGAGCCATTCACCCGCGCAGAGGACGCAGAGATGAAACACTATGCATTTGCTCCGATTGAAACTCTGTTTGGTTCCTTAAGCTTGTCAGTTTCGTATGTGCCAGTGCTGGACTTGGCTGCAGTACCagagcaatcctcaccgatgccaccAGAGCTTATAAAGGATTATGTTGGAAGCCCCACAACAGATTTTCTTAGGAAGCTTGATTCCCTACCTTCAGATGGCATTGCACCTGGATGTTTTCCAATGACCAGGAGGCACAGTTGGAGCACTGAGCATGGAGTTAGACAGTCGGCATCACCATTTCCTATGAGTTCAGAACCCCATGGATGCCTACAGCCACGTATGCCTACTGATAATTCTCCAACAGCATACTCACATCCACATAACACACCATCATCTGGGAAGGAGAGAAATACAGTAAATGAAGAGTATTATCCATCACCACCTCTATCACCATCACCATCCCATTCGCCTTCTAGCTACCCAAGAAATCCTTTCTTCCGATATGAGAGTCCTCCTTCAAGTATTCCCACAGTGATGGCCGGTGGAGGTTGTAGCAGACTGCCTCCTTCTCCACGTAGGAATGATAAGCAACAATGCTCATCTCAAAATGAGAATTTGTCACATTCTCCCAACAATAAATCAATAGTATCAAAGGATCTGGTCAAGCTTAGTGGGTTTCGGAATGAGAAGTCTTTGCAAAAG GTTTTATCTTTTAGTAATGATGATTTGGTGTATTTTCGTGGACTAAAGTTGACCCGTACCTCCAGCAAACTTTTCATCATGGATGAGCTGGATGAGCGGGAGTTGGTTTTTGCATGGGAAGATAAAGACACCATCATTGATCAGCTTAACAG GGTTGATCTTTCTGACAGGGAGGACCATGAGTCGAGTCAGGATCTTGGAGGCTCGTTAACGAGGTCTCCAGATGCAGCAATCGGTATTCTCATGCGCATCCTAAAGAACGCTCCAGGCCTCAGGGAAAGGCTACTGACAGGCCCTAGCGCCCCGGTTCCTCAAGAACCTTCTTCACTCCAGAGGGTAATGACCGAGGAACATGGCAGCGGCGCATCAAGCTCTGCAGGGGTGCCTTCTTCTCTTCTGAGGTCAAGGACAGCGGCGGACACGCTGGAGGAGCTGAACAAGTacaaggagattagagaatcaataCTGAACCGCGACAAAGGGCATTCCTGCAGCACCaagctgctggaggagaaaccCGCGGATGGAGATCGGTAG